Within Carassius auratus strain Wakin unplaced genomic scaffold, ASM336829v1 scaf_tig00214017, whole genome shotgun sequence, the genomic segment AATGCCTTGGTTTAATGGTGCGAGGAAAAAACAACTGGGAAGAGGCACGTAATCCCGGATTCTGTCGAACCAAAACAATAGACAAAGAGATACCTCGGGTTCTGCAGggtttattaaaaacactagatttacatgaccagagtaacttctccactagaaaccacagtctgctcccCAGAGACAGCCTTGATACGGGTGTCTCTTTCCTGAAAGAGAAGTGTTAGAAGTGAGAACGCACTTCTAAAATGCTCAGTTCCTCTTGTCGAGAGAAAGCAAGAACTCACGTTTCCTGGTGCAGCTTTGCTCACAAGAGCcagatgatggatggcacaccTTGTACTGCAGTGGATGAAGACCTGACAGGGAAGAAAGAGGCTCAAGTCATAGAATCCACAAGTAGTAAATACACAAATGTTCAAGTAAGGGGGGCATACGGTTTCCTGCAGAGCAGCCAGTGAGGctggatctacaaatgtgaacatcttcacaacaaagcgcttgtagt encodes:
- the LOC113090759 gene encoding zona pellucida sperm-binding protein 4-like, whose amino-acid sequence is MERTDPNIVLMLGRCWTTSNPSPLSLPQWDLLIDGCPYQDDRYLTTLVPVTGSSGLQFPTHYKRFVVKMFTFVDPASLAALQETVFIHCSTRCAIHHLALVSKAAPGNVSSCFLSTRGTEHFRSAFSLLTLLFQERDTRIKAVSGEQTVHGDTNDMPQN